A part of Andrena cerasifolii isolate SP2316 chromosome 10, iyAndCera1_principal, whole genome shotgun sequence genomic DNA contains:
- the LOC143374386 gene encoding NADP-dependent malic enzyme isoform X1: MFILQRSVLSSSSRNCAAPWSRTLPLSHPAAKDILQRDIHEVSGDVVPINMVKGIGHLRDPRLNKGLAFTLQERISLGIHGLQPPRFKTQEEQLALCKASVMKYTEDLNRYLYLVELQERNERLFFRLLSENIEQMMPIVYTPTVGLACQKFGVIYRRPRGLFITIYDKGHIYEILNNWPEQAVRAICVTDGERILGLGDLGACGMGIPVGKLALYTALAGIKPHQCLPITIDVGTNNEQLRNDPHYIGLNKIRSQGGEYDELIDEFMAACVRKYGQNVLIQFEDFGNHNAFRFLDKYRDKYCTFNDDIQGTAAVAVAGILASKRITKRKMSDNKFVFLGAGEAAIGIADLCVKAMEADGCTEEQARNNIWMMDIDGLLVKDRPEGNLDGHKVWYAKDHKVMKSLLDVVKEVKPTVLIGASAAAGAFTPDVLREMAKNNERPLIFALSNPTSKAECTAQHAYDYTDGRSIFSSGSPFGEVNYKGKIFKPGQGNNAYIFPGIALGVIATGCHHITEDLFLISAQAVADHVKDEDLEMGSLYPPLGTIRECSIEIAVRIANYAYARTGLASEYPEPKDKREFVMSKMYDANYDSPLPNLYDWPGDYAKPRILPEQL; encoded by the exons ATGTTCATCCTGCAGAGATCTGTACT ATCAAGTAGCAGCAGGAATTGTGCAGCACCATGGTCCCGCACCCTGCCATTGTCTCATCCTGCTGCGAAGGATATTCTGCAGAGGGACATCCACGAGGTGTCTGGCGATGTCGTACCTATCAATATGGTGAAAGGTATTGGTCACCTGAGGGATCCCCGACTTAACAAG GGTTTGGCATTTACTCTGCAAGAAAGGATATCCCTGGGCATACACGGTCTGCAGCCTCCAAGGTTCAAAACTCAGGAAGAACAGCTGGCTCTGTGCAAGGCTTCAGTTATGAAATACACTGAGGATTTAAATCGGTATCTTTACCTTGTGGAACTGCAG GAAAGAAACGAGAGATTATTTTTCCGCCTGCTAAGCGAGAATATCGAGCAAATGATGCCGATTGTTTATACTCCCACCGTGGGATTAGCCTGCCAGAAGTTTGGCGTCATTTACCGCAGGCCCCGTGGATTATTTATCACGATATACGATAAAGGCCACATTTACGAGATCCTGAACAATTG GCCGGAGCAAGCAGTCCGCGCGATTTGCGTGACCGACGGTGAACGAATTCTCGGTCTCGGTGACCTGGGCGCCTGCGGAATGGGAATTCCCGTAGGGAAATTAGCTCTCTACACAGCGCTGGCGGGCATAAAACCGCACCAATGCCTGCCAATTACCATCGACGTCGGGACAAATAACGAGCAGCTGAGAAACGACCCTCATTACATTGGTCTGAACAAAATCAGAAGTCAAGGCGGCGAGTACGACGAATTGATCGATGAATTTATGGCTGCTTGCGTGAGGAAGTACGGTCAGAACGTCTTGATTCAA TTCGAAGACTTCGGGAACCACAACGCCTTCCGTTTCCTGGACAAATACCGCGACAAATATTGTACATTTAACGACGACATACAAGGTACTGCCGCGGTTGCGGTCGCCGGAATTTTAGCTTCCAAGCGAATAACCAAAAGGAAAATGTCTGACAACAAGTTCGTCTTTCTGGGCGCTGGCGAG GCTGCTATTGGGATAGCCGACCTTTGCGTGAAAGCGATGGAAGCTGACGGGTGCACGGAAGAGCAAGCTCGCAATAATATTTGGATGATGGATATCGACGGGTTGCTCGTTAAGGATCGGCCGGAAGGTAACCTGGACGGTCACAAGGTCTGGTACGCGAAGGATCACAAGGTGATGAAATCGCTACTCGACGTTGTAAAGGAAGTGAAACCGACCGTTCTGATTG GCGCGTCGGCAGCTGCGGGAGCATTCACTCCTGATGTGTTGAGAGAAATGGCCAAAAACAACGAACGGCCGTTGATCTTTGCGTTGAGCAACCCCACCAGCAAAGCTGAGTGCACGGCTCAGCATGCGTACGATTACACCGAT GGAAGAAGCATTTTCTCGTCGGGCTCTCCGTTCGGCGAAGTAAACTACAAAGGAAAGATCTTCAAGCCTGGGCAAGGAAACAACGCTTACATATTCCCTGGAATTGCGTTGGGCGTCATCGCGACCGGATGTCACCACATTACGGAAGATCTATTCCTTATTTCAGCCCAGGCGGTTGCTGATCACGTAAAAGACGAAGATCTTGAGATGGGTAGCCTTTACCCACCGTTAGGTACCATTCGCGAATGTTCGATCGAGATTGCTGTTCGAATTGCGAACTACGCTTACGCGAGAA CTGGATTGGCAAGTGAGTACCCAGAGCCCAAAGACAAACGCGAGTTTGTTATGAGTAAAATGTACGATGCCAACTATGACAGTCCACTGCCAAATCTTTACGACTGGCCGGGCGATTATGCCAAACCTCGTATTTTACCAGAGCA ATTATGA
- the LOC143374386 gene encoding NADP-dependent malic enzyme isoform X2 translates to MVKGIGHLRDPRLNKGLAFTLQERISLGIHGLQPPRFKTQEEQLALCKASVMKYTEDLNRYLYLVELQERNERLFFRLLSENIEQMMPIVYTPTVGLACQKFGVIYRRPRGLFITIYDKGHIYEILNNWPEQAVRAICVTDGERILGLGDLGACGMGIPVGKLALYTALAGIKPHQCLPITIDVGTNNEQLRNDPHYIGLNKIRSQGGEYDELIDEFMAACVRKYGQNVLIQFEDFGNHNAFRFLDKYRDKYCTFNDDIQGTAAVAVAGILASKRITKRKMSDNKFVFLGAGEAAIGIADLCVKAMEADGCTEEQARNNIWMMDIDGLLVKDRPEGNLDGHKVWYAKDHKVMKSLLDVVKEVKPTVLIGASAAAGAFTPDVLREMAKNNERPLIFALSNPTSKAECTAQHAYDYTDGRSIFSSGSPFGEVNYKGKIFKPGQGNNAYIFPGIALGVIATGCHHITEDLFLISAQAVADHVKDEDLEMGSLYPPLGTIRECSIEIAVRIANYAYARTGLASEYPEPKDKREFVMSKMYDANYDSPLPNLYDWPGDYAKPRILPEQDTVEIRHNLKHL, encoded by the exons ATGGTGAAAGGTATTGGTCACCTGAGGGATCCCCGACTTAACAAG GGTTTGGCATTTACTCTGCAAGAAAGGATATCCCTGGGCATACACGGTCTGCAGCCTCCAAGGTTCAAAACTCAGGAAGAACAGCTGGCTCTGTGCAAGGCTTCAGTTATGAAATACACTGAGGATTTAAATCGGTATCTTTACCTTGTGGAACTGCAG GAAAGAAACGAGAGATTATTTTTCCGCCTGCTAAGCGAGAATATCGAGCAAATGATGCCGATTGTTTATACTCCCACCGTGGGATTAGCCTGCCAGAAGTTTGGCGTCATTTACCGCAGGCCCCGTGGATTATTTATCACGATATACGATAAAGGCCACATTTACGAGATCCTGAACAATTG GCCGGAGCAAGCAGTCCGCGCGATTTGCGTGACCGACGGTGAACGAATTCTCGGTCTCGGTGACCTGGGCGCCTGCGGAATGGGAATTCCCGTAGGGAAATTAGCTCTCTACACAGCGCTGGCGGGCATAAAACCGCACCAATGCCTGCCAATTACCATCGACGTCGGGACAAATAACGAGCAGCTGAGAAACGACCCTCATTACATTGGTCTGAACAAAATCAGAAGTCAAGGCGGCGAGTACGACGAATTGATCGATGAATTTATGGCTGCTTGCGTGAGGAAGTACGGTCAGAACGTCTTGATTCAA TTCGAAGACTTCGGGAACCACAACGCCTTCCGTTTCCTGGACAAATACCGCGACAAATATTGTACATTTAACGACGACATACAAGGTACTGCCGCGGTTGCGGTCGCCGGAATTTTAGCTTCCAAGCGAATAACCAAAAGGAAAATGTCTGACAACAAGTTCGTCTTTCTGGGCGCTGGCGAG GCTGCTATTGGGATAGCCGACCTTTGCGTGAAAGCGATGGAAGCTGACGGGTGCACGGAAGAGCAAGCTCGCAATAATATTTGGATGATGGATATCGACGGGTTGCTCGTTAAGGATCGGCCGGAAGGTAACCTGGACGGTCACAAGGTCTGGTACGCGAAGGATCACAAGGTGATGAAATCGCTACTCGACGTTGTAAAGGAAGTGAAACCGACCGTTCTGATTG GCGCGTCGGCAGCTGCGGGAGCATTCACTCCTGATGTGTTGAGAGAAATGGCCAAAAACAACGAACGGCCGTTGATCTTTGCGTTGAGCAACCCCACCAGCAAAGCTGAGTGCACGGCTCAGCATGCGTACGATTACACCGAT GGAAGAAGCATTTTCTCGTCGGGCTCTCCGTTCGGCGAAGTAAACTACAAAGGAAAGATCTTCAAGCCTGGGCAAGGAAACAACGCTTACATATTCCCTGGAATTGCGTTGGGCGTCATCGCGACCGGATGTCACCACATTACGGAAGATCTATTCCTTATTTCAGCCCAGGCGGTTGCTGATCACGTAAAAGACGAAGATCTTGAGATGGGTAGCCTTTACCCACCGTTAGGTACCATTCGCGAATGTTCGATCGAGATTGCTGTTCGAATTGCGAACTACGCTTACGCGAGAA CTGGATTGGCAAGTGAGTACCCAGAGCCCAAAGACAAACGCGAGTTTGTTATGAGTAAAATGTACGATGCCAACTATGACAGTCCACTGCCAAATCTTTACGACTGGCCGGGCGATTATGCCAAACCTCGTATTTTACCAGAGCA agaCACTGTAGAAATCCGCCACAATTTAAAACATCTGTAG